From the Plectropomus leopardus isolate mb chromosome 18, YSFRI_Pleo_2.0, whole genome shotgun sequence genome, one window contains:
- the rab5aa gene encoding RAB5A, member RAS oncogene family, a: protein MANRGGATRPNGPNAGNKICQFKLVLLGESAVGKSSLVLRFVKGQFHEFQESTIGAAFLTQTVCLDDTTVKFEIWDTAGQERYHSLAPMYYRGAQAAIVVYDITNEESFARAKNWVKELQRQASPNIVIALSGNKADLANKRAVDFQDAQSYADDNSLLFMETSAKTSMNVNEIFMAIAKRLPKSEPQAAGATSGRNRGVDLTEAAQPAKAPCCSN from the exons ATGGCCAATCGAGGAGGAGCTACGAGACCCAATGGACCCAACGCAGGGAACAAGATCTGTCAGTTTAAGCTGGTGCTGTTGGGGGAGTCGGCTGTTGGAAAGTCCAGCTTAGTGCTTCGTTTCGTGAAGGGTCAGTTCCATGAATTCCAGGAGAGCACGATAGGAG CTGCCTTTCTCACTCAGACAGTGTGTCTAGATGACACAACAGTGAAGTTTGAAATCTGGGACACTGCAGGTCAGGAGCGTTACCACAGTTTGGCACCCATGTATTACAGAGGAGCGCAGGCTGCCATCGTGGTCTACGACATCACAAACGAG GAGTCCTTTGCACGGGCAAAGAACTGGGTGAAGGAGCTGCAAAGACAAGCTAGCCCTAATATAGTCATTGCTCTGTCAGGCAACAAGGCTGACCTAGCCAACAAGAGAGCCGTCGACTTCCAG GATGCCCAGTCCTACGCAGACGACAACAGCCTACTTTTCATGGAGACATCAGCCAAGACATCTATGAATGTGAATGAGATATTTATGGCTATTG caaAGAGATTGCCGAAAAGCGAGCCACAGGCTGCAGGAGCCACCAGTGGGCGGAACCGAGGAGTGGACCTGACAGAAGCTGCCCAGCCAGCCAAGGCTCCATGCTGCAGTAACTAA